One Chloroherpetonaceae bacterium DNA segment encodes these proteins:
- a CDS encoding pseudouridine synthase yields the protein MPQRKKPAQDQSKNKPRTSSQNPRVRSKNSSQNRFGKKSAPPRAFQNPYDEEREANDRESTRRDTRARGAKSKVSASRFSREQDDNPLQRKSPSARPPQRPKFRRKGKTKTSKPTGENEGLVRLNRFLSMAGEASRRKADEMILQGEVTVNGKVVTELGTKINPETDRVEHLGKILKSAQRKIYIVMNKPKDTITSLADEKSRTTVIDLLGIEERVYPVGRLDRNTMGVLLLTNDGDLAAKLMHPSSEIKKEYLAELDSKFTREGIAAFKAGMRLKDTGEKVAPAEAQILGDGYAVRVIIHEGKNRQIHRMFYNLGYDVKKLERVSYAGITAAGLRRGAWRLLTPEELKSIKKRAGLANELKKLV from the coding sequence ATGCCACAACGGAAGAAGCCGGCGCAGGACCAGTCTAAAAACAAACCCCGAACGAGTTCCCAAAACCCACGAGTTCGGTCGAAAAATAGCAGCCAAAATCGTTTTGGAAAAAAAAGTGCGCCGCCGCGTGCATTTCAAAATCCTTATGATGAAGAGCGCGAAGCAAACGATCGTGAATCAACCCGGCGCGACACGCGAGCGCGAGGGGCTAAATCTAAAGTGTCTGCCTCTCGCTTTTCAAGGGAGCAAGATGATAATCCACTTCAACGAAAATCTCCCTCCGCAAGGCCACCGCAAAGACCAAAATTCAGGCGCAAAGGAAAAACGAAAACTTCAAAACCGACCGGTGAAAATGAGGGATTGGTTCGGCTGAACCGATTTCTTTCAATGGCCGGTGAGGCGTCGAGACGCAAGGCAGATGAAATGATTCTTCAGGGTGAAGTGACGGTGAATGGCAAAGTGGTGACCGAACTTGGCACCAAAATCAACCCTGAAACCGATAGAGTGGAGCATTTGGGGAAAATTCTAAAAAGTGCACAGCGGAAAATCTACATTGTGATGAATAAACCCAAAGACACCATCACATCACTTGCCGATGAAAAAAGCCGCACCACCGTGATTGATCTCTTGGGAATTGAAGAGCGCGTTTATCCCGTTGGCCGGCTCGACCGCAACACGATGGGCGTTCTCTTGCTTACCAACGATGGCGACTTAGCCGCCAAACTCATGCATCCTTCAAGTGAAATCAAAAAAGAATATCTCGCGGAATTGGATTCAAAATTTACGCGTGAAGGAATCGCAGCCTTCAAGGCAGGAATGCGCCTAAAAGATACCGGCGAAAAAGTAGCACCAGCCGAAGCGCAAATCTTGGGTGACGGCTATGCGGTTCGCGTCATTATTCATGAAGGCAAGAACCGGCAAATTCACCGCATGTTTTATAACCTCGGCTACGATGTCAAAAAGCTTGAAAGGGTGTCGTATGCCGGAATTACGGCGGCAGGGCTTCGGCGCGGCGCGTGGCGATTACTCACCCCTGAAGAATTAAAATCAATCAAAAAGCGGGCCGGGCTCGCAAATGAACTCAAGAAGTTGGTTTGA
- a CDS encoding class I SAM-dependent methyltransferase, translating into MTLRFDEGKCYAEFRPNYPDAFFNALRQHLPIGDIRALDVGTGTGQVAEKLASFCTSIDAIDISPSQLEHAIRKPNIRYHLASAEQLPFESASFDLITVGQAVHWFQFDQFYAEVRRVSKPTAVIAIVGYGNIILTEMIMPIISHFYSEVLRDYWDKERRHIDSAYTTIPFPFEEIAFPAFSISSFWTLDQLLGYLSTWSALKRYRQVHSSNPLEFLSEHLLSLWPINERFQVSFPVLTRIGRII; encoded by the coding sequence ATGACTCTGCGATTTGATGAAGGCAAGTGTTACGCCGAGTTCCGCCCAAATTATCCAGACGCTTTTTTCAACGCTCTTCGCCAGCATTTGCCCATAGGTGATATTCGCGCTTTGGATGTCGGCACAGGAACGGGGCAAGTGGCGGAAAAGCTTGCATCGTTTTGCACATCCATCGACGCCATTGATATCAGCCCCTCGCAACTTGAACATGCTATTCGAAAACCGAATATTCGGTATCATTTGGCATCGGCTGAACAATTGCCTTTTGAATCCGCTTCGTTTGATCTCATCACCGTAGGCCAAGCGGTTCATTGGTTTCAATTCGATCAGTTTTATGCCGAAGTTCGCCGTGTTTCAAAACCTACCGCAGTTATTGCCATTGTTGGATATGGGAATATCATTTTAACCGAAATGATTATGCCTATCATCTCTCATTTTTATTCAGAGGTGTTGCGGGATTATTGGGATAAAGAGCGACGCCACATTGATTCCGCGTACACCACGATTCCTTTTCCATTTGAAGAAATCGCCTTTCCCGCATTTTCAATTTCTTCGTTTTGGACTTTAGATCAACTTCTTGGTTATCTCTCAACTTGGTCTGCCCTCAAGCGATACCGTCAAGTTCATTCCTCTAACCCGCTTGAGTTTCTTTCTGAACACTTGCTTTCACTTTGGCCGATAAACGAGCGCTTTCAAGTTTCGTTTCCTGTGCTCACGCGCATTGGGCGTATCATTTAG
- a CDS encoding GNAT family N-acetyltransferase, translated as MPNTSPLSIRFLTSSEVAEFRAAVLLLTEVFEHDIDSLPPDAHLSQLLSLSHFFVGVAFHEGTLVGALTAHKLESYYAVEPQFYLYDIAVRPEFQRKGIGKALVTSLNELARKHGASEVFVQADAEDIHALDFYRHTGGREAPVFHYTFPLE; from the coding sequence ATGCCAAACACTTCGCCCTTGTCAATTCGCTTTCTTACTTCTTCAGAAGTTGCCGAATTCCGCGCGGCGGTTCTTCTTCTGACTGAAGTATTCGAACACGACATCGATTCGTTGCCGCCCGATGCCCACCTTTCACAATTGCTTTCACTTTCTCACTTCTTTGTAGGTGTTGCGTTTCATGAAGGCACGCTTGTTGGCGCGCTTACGGCACACAAACTTGAATCTTATTATGCCGTTGAACCGCAGTTTTATCTTTACGATATCGCCGTTAGACCTGAGTTCCAACGCAAGGGAATCGGAAAGGCGTTAGTCACTTCTCTAAATGAATTAGCTCGTAAACACGGGGCTTCCGAAGTATTCGTTCAAGCCGATGCCGAAGATATCCACGCTCTTGATTTCTATCGACACACTGGCGGACGAGAGGCTCCGGTATTTCATTATACTTTTCCTTTGGAATAG
- a CDS encoding acyl-CoA thioesterase, with protein sequence MPDRTSKTVAQSYVEMTQVVTPADTNYLGNLGGGKLMHWMDLAAAIAASRHSNKVCVTASVDTLEFRKTIKLGEVVIIKAGVNRAFNTSMEVGVKVFSENMVTGERKDCNKAYFTFVAIDEEGKSVPVPSVTPETDIEQRRFEKAALRRQIRLLNRG encoded by the coding sequence ATGCCTGATCGCACTTCCAAAACCGTTGCTCAATCGTATGTTGAAATGACCCAAGTGGTTACTCCTGCCGACACGAATTATCTCGGTAATCTCGGCGGAGGAAAACTTATGCATTGGATGGATTTAGCGGCCGCAATCGCTGCAAGCCGCCACTCGAATAAAGTCTGCGTGACGGCGAGTGTTGATACGCTGGAATTCAGAAAAACCATCAAGCTTGGCGAAGTCGTGATAATAAAAGCCGGTGTGAATCGTGCATTTAATACTTCAATGGAAGTGGGCGTAAAAGTTTTCTCCGAAAATATGGTAACGGGTGAGCGAAAAGATTGCAACAAAGCTTATTTCACTTTTGTGGCGATTGATGAAGAGGGTAAGTCTGTTCCCGTTCCGTCTGTAACACCTGAAACTGACATTGAACAACGTCGCTTTGAAAAGGCCGCGCTTCGCCGTCAAATTCGCTTGCTAAATCGAGGCTAA
- a CDS encoding DUF2461 domain-containing protein, with protein MLQPSTLNFLRNLKKNNHKEWFDKNREKYEAAKEDFHGLVQEVIIGLSLQDKEIAAANLQVKDCTFRINRDVRFSKDKSPYKSHFAASFNRDKKKMENSAGYYLHIEPSIQNFIAGGIYMPMPPRLNELRQLISKEFDAWEKIVSEKGFKKSFPKGVDGIQTLTRPPKGFSEDDPAVEYLKMKSYLVEAELTQDDILSKNLGKKILSGFKAMQPMIEFLNQKVNA; from the coding sequence ATGCTTCAACCATCAACACTGAACTTTCTCCGAAACCTCAAAAAAAACAATCATAAAGAGTGGTTTGATAAAAATCGCGAAAAATATGAGGCGGCGAAGGAAGATTTTCACGGGTTGGTGCAAGAAGTGATTATCGGTCTTTCGCTGCAAGATAAAGAAATCGCGGCGGCGAATTTGCAAGTCAAGGATTGTACTTTTCGAATCAACCGTGATGTAAGGTTTTCAAAAGATAAATCGCCCTATAAATCCCACTTCGCGGCGTCATTTAACCGCGATAAAAAGAAAATGGAAAATTCAGCAGGATATTATTTGCATATTGAACCCTCGATTCAAAACTTTATTGCAGGCGGAATTTATATGCCAATGCCCCCAAGGTTAAACGAACTTCGTCAGCTGATTTCTAAGGAATTTGACGCGTGGGAAAAAATTGTTTCAGAGAAAGGGTTCAAAAAAAGCTTTCCGAAAGGAGTCGATGGCATTCAAACCTTAACGCGGCCTCCAAAGGGATTTTCGGAAGATGACCCGGCAGTGGAATACCTGAAAATGAAATCGTATCTCGTAGAGGCTGAACTCACGCAAGACGATATCCTTTCCAAAAATCTGGGTAAAAAAATTCTCTCCGGTTTCAAAGCAATGCAACCGATGATTGAATTTTTGAATCAAAAAGTCAACGCATAA